ATTGACCAAGGCGATGCTGACAATTTTTTATCAAACAACTTAAAAACGCATTTATTTGAAGCAGCTGTTCGTGATGTGACATCGCCCGTGAGTATTCATTTGCGCCCAGGGTATGATCATAGCTATTATTTTGTACAGTCGTTTATTGATACACATTTTGCTTTCCATGCCAGTTATTTGCATAGTTAAATCAGGTCGTTGTGACAGACAGGTCGTTGTGACAGACCAAAGCCAACCCAATAACATAGGATAAGACGATGAATAAAACGGTTTTAGCGCCAGACTTAGGAAGCGATGAAGGGTTTCCCGTGGTTGAAATATTAGCAAAAGTAGGCGACAAACTCGCAAAAGATGACCCGATTTTACTGCTAGAGTCAGACAAAGCATCGATGGAAATAGGCGCAACCGAGGCAGGAACCCTCACCGAAATTTGCTTGTCCGTTAATGATACGGTGAAATCACACCAATGCGTTGCGAAAATGACGGTAGATGGCGGTACTGATAGCGATGCCAATAAAGATGCGAATAAAAAAACAGCAACGCAGACCAATTCGTCAGCGGCAGATGAACCATCAAAGTCACCATCAAAGCCACAATCAAAGCCACAATCAAAGCCACAATCAAAGCCACAATCAAAGCCACAGACAAGCCCGCAATCAAAAACAAATACAACAGATGCTGATATTCAGTGCGATTTGGTCGTGTTGGGGTCTGGCCCTGGCGGTTATTCGGCGGCTTTTCGGGCAGCAGATTTGGGGCTATCAACTGTGTTGATTGAAAAATACCCTAATCTTGGCGGTGTATGTCTCAATGTTGGTTGTATTCCGTCGAAAGCCTTGCTACATACGGCGCATATTAGCGAAGAGGCCATGGCATTAAGCCAGCACGGTATTCATTTTGAAGCACCGACGATTAAACTGGATGCGATTCGTGCTGACAAAGACAAGGTGGTAAATAAACTAAATCAAGGCATTGCAGGCATGGCTAAAATGCGCAAGGTTCAGGTGGTGCAAGGGGTTGGTACCTTTGTTGATGAAAATTTGCTTGAAGTCATTCACGAGGGCAGCGCCAAGACGGTTGCTTTTGACAAAGCCATCATTGCCTGTGGCTCAGCGCCGATTCAACTGCCATTTATGCCTGATGATCCGAGAATTATTGATTCGACGGGCGCGTTGGAATTACCCTTTATTCCGAAACACATGTTGGTGATTGGCGGTGGCGTGATTGGACTGGAAATGGCGACCGTTTATTCGGCATTGGGCGCGAAAATATCGGTGGTTGAACTGTCTGATAGCCTGATGCCAGGCGCTGACGCTGATCTCACCAAAGTCTGGCTCAAAGCCAACGAATCGCGTTTCGAAGACGTGTTATTAAACACCAAAGTAACTGCTGCAACGGCTAAAAAAGCAGGCATAGAAATTACCTTTAGCGGCGAAACGTCAGGTAAAAAAACCTACGATTTGGTCTTGGTAGCAGTAGGGCGTAGCCCGAATGGCCGTAAAATTGAAGCAGATAATGCAGGCATTACCGTTGATGAGCGTGGGTTTATCCCTGTCGATTCTCAAATGCGCACCAACGTGCCGCATATCTTTGCGATTGGTGATGTCGTTGGTCAGCCGATGTTAGCGCATAAAGCGGTGCATGAAGGGCATGTGGCTGCTGAGGTTGCGGCAGGGCACAAAACCCACTTTGATGCCTGTGTTATTCCTTCGGTTGCCTATACTTTCCCCGAAATTGCCTTTGCTGGCGTGACTGAGACAGAGGCCAACGCCAAAAAATTGGCGTATAAAACCAGCGTATTTCCTTGGCAAGCCTCGGGCAAAGCGATTGCCTGTCATACCGATACTGGCTTTACTAAGCTGCTCTTTGATCCAGAGACTAACCGTATCATTGGTGGTAGTGTGGTTGGGCTGAATGCGGGTGATTTGATTGCTGAAATTTGCCTTGCCATTGAAATGGGTGCCGATGCCAATGATATCGGTAAAACTATCCACCCACACCCCACGCTGTCAGAGTCGGTCGGTATGGCAGCCGAACATTTTCATGGGCACTGTACGGATTTACCACCCAAAAAATAACCCGAACCCAGTTTACAACGCGCGAAAACCCCTTTAAAAGTGCCTTTGCAAGCACGTTTAAAGGAGTTTTAAAGAGAGATATACGTATTTCTAATGATTTTCAGAGACCAAATTAATGGTATATTGCGGGATTTCTACCACGAGATCTGCTTCGCTGACAATGGCTTGGCAAGACAGGCGAGAATCTGGGTCTAGCCCCCAGGCTTTATCTAGGTAATCATCTTCGAGTTCAGTCGCCTCGTCTAATGAATCATACCCTTCGCGAACATGGACATGACAGGTAGTACAGGCGCACGATTTTTCACAAGCATGTTCGATATCGATATCGTGTTTTAGCGCGTTGTCTAAAATGCTTACCCCTATGTCAGCATCGATGGTCATGCCACTGGGACAGAATTCTGGGTGGGGTAAAAAAGTAATTTTTGGCATAGTGGATTCCTTTTTAAATAATAAAGTCAATAAAATAGATTCAATTCAATTCAATTCAATGCAATGCAATAAGCTATGGGTGGTCAATAGACATCAATGGTCAATAGGGCGCCCTAGGACGAAAATTCATCAACATCATGCCCCTTCATCACTTTGGAAATCGCATGATTCATGCGCCTTTCAATAAAGCTATCGGCGGCTTTTTCAACCGCGTTGATGGCGTGTTTAATGGCGCTGGCGTCTTGCCCTGTCATGGCTTTTTCTAGTGCATCGATACTGAGGACGATTGGCTCGGCCTCGATGGGGCTTAATAAGTCACCGTCTGACTTAAGCGCTTCACGAATGGCCTCAAGTACACGTTCTGCTTCGACCTTTTGTTCATTAAGGCGGCGGAAATGTGAATCAGATTCGGCGTGATTCATAGACGCCAGTAGCATATCGGTAATAGCGTCATCGGTCAGACCATAACTCGGTGTGACGTTGATAACAGATTCTGCGCCCGTGGTTTGTTCGGTTGCCGAAACTGTCAGTAGTCCGTCTGCATCCATTGAAAACGTAATGCGTATGCGTGCGGCTCCAGCAGCCATTGGAGGGATGCCTGTTAGCTGAAAATTTGCCAAAGAACGGCATTCGGAGACTTGGTCGCGCTCACCTTGTACGACATGGATGCGCATGGCTGTTTGTCCATTTTTATACGTGGTAAAATCTTGGGCGCGGGTAATGGGAATAGGGGTGTTTCGCGGCACAATGACTTCAACCAACTCGCCTGCGGTTTCAATGCCCAAGGATAGTGGCGTGACATCGAGCAATAAGCTGTCGTTTTTACGGTTGCCAGATAGATTCTCGGCGGCAATACCAGCGCCAATGGCGACGACTTTATCAGGGTCAACATCGGTCAATACGTCAAGGTCAAAGAGTGCTTTGAGTTTTTCTTGGACCAGTTTAATGCGCGTTGAACCACCAACACAGACGACATGGTCAATCGCCTCAATCGTCAGACCAGCATCGCGAATGGCTTGTTGGGTTTGTTGTAGCGTTTGCTGAATCCAAGGCTCAATTAATGCGTCAAACTGTTGGCGGGTTAGCGTGACGGTTTGTTGTGCGAGGGTAATGTCGACTTGGTTGGTTTCGGCGAGTTTTTCTTTGGCGGCTTTGGCTTTGGCTTTTAGTACGGAATACGGTAGTGTCGTGGTGTCCGTTTGGATTAGCCAATCAACGATGGCACGGTCGAAATCATCGCCGCCTAACAAAATATCGCCGAGTGTGGCTTTGACTTCAAAAATCCCTTCGGTGAGACTCAAGACCGAGACATCAAACGTGCCGCCACCCAAGTCATAGACGAGCACGTTACCTCTGGCGGATTTATCCAGCCCATAGGCGAGTGCCGCAGCCGTTGGTTCGTTGATTAAGCGAAGGACATTAAGCCCAGCCAAAGTAGCCGCGTCTTTGGTTGCCTTGCGACGGGTTTCGTCAAAATACGCAGGGACGGTGATGACCGCGCCTTCTACGGTTCGCGCGAATGCTGCTTCTGCTCGTGCTTTGAGTGCGCTTAAAATTTCTGCAGAGACGTCAATCGGGGTGAGCTCGCCACCAATGGTTTTGATAGCGGGGATGGTGGCTGTATCCACGATAGGAAATGTCTGCGCCAAACCTTCGGCGGCGATTTCAGCGCAACTATAGCCAATAATGCGTTTGGCAGAATGGATTTTGTCAAACTGTGCATCGGTTGCCAGTGCTTCATAACCAACCAACCGTTTGCCCGCTTGGTTGATAGCGACAACAGAAGGGAGCATGGCGCGACCATACGCATCGTCTAAGGTTTCAGTCATGCCGCTTCGAGTGGCGGCGACTAAGGAATTCGTCGTGCCTAAGTCAATGCCGATGACCAGCTTTGACTCGTGTGGTTTGGTGGTTTGTCCAGGTTCTGAAATGTTTAATAAACTCATAGGGCTGACTCGTTACGTGGCGGGTTTGCAGCAGATTCGGCGGCGGATTTAGTGGCGGATTTAGCGGTGGATTCGGCTGCAAATTTATTGGGTTGGTTGGATTTTTCGGCAATTTCGGCGAGCAGTTTTTGGTAGTAGCGCATACTGATGACCGTTTGCGCAGCGCGGTCTAGCGCGTGGACCAACAAAGCCTCGTTAAAGGTTTGGCACAAGGTGTCAAACGTACCTTTGAATTCTGCTTGCAAATTGGGTAAGTCTTTTGTCTCGGCTTGGTCGATTTTTTCTCTGAGTGTGAGCTGCGTCATGAGCAGGGTTTTGTCACGGTTGGTGTTATGTTCTAGATCAATTGAATGCCCGTGTATTTCAAGCAGTGCAATGGCGCGTTTAACAGGATCTGATAGCGTTTTGTAAGCATCGATGAGGTTGGCGCTGAATTGGGTAGCGAGCTGGCGCTCTTTGGCGGTTTTGTGCGCAAAATTATCGGGGTGAAACTGTTGTTGCAGCCGTAGATAATGGGCTGATAGTCGCGCTTCATCAATATAAAAAGTCGCGGTTATACCCAGCAAGGTAAAAGGGTTGTCTAATTGGCTAAATGAATGCGTTGTCATAGGTTTTTTATTGTGTTAAGTGCTGTTTATTTAGCGTGTGGCGTGGTTGACCATTTTACGACCATTTTACGCCAAAAAATGTATATTTGATAGCAATGCAATACGATAATAACTCGATACGAACTCGATACGAATTCGATGAGAACACGATGCGGCAATGTGCCCAGTTTTTGTGTTTGATATATCACCACTGATGTATCAACGCCCAATCTATACGCAATTGCCTATCGATACTGCCTATTGATACTGCCCATCGATGCCGCTTATCGACTAGCTATCTATGCTTATGTCAGTTACCATCCGGCGTTTGATGTCATCTAAGCGATAGTAGCGGCTGCTTGGGTTAGATGGTAAAACTCTCGCCGCAACCGCATTCGCCGTTGGCATTTGGATTGATAAACTTAAAGCCTTCATTTAGCCCCTCTTTACGGTAATCGACTGCCACACCGTTTAGGTAAATGAGGGCTTTTTGACTAATCACTATCGTTAAGTCATCGTGAGTTTTTGCGATATCATCGGGGTTAAGCGAATCAACAAATTCAATGACATAAGCCATGCCTGAACAGCCCGCTGTTTGAATCCCCAAACGTACACCAATACCCTTGCCGCGCGCAGCTAAATACGTTTTCATGCGGCTTTTTGCTGCATCGCTTAGGGTTATATTAATCTGCGCGGGAATCTGCGCGGGTTGCTCTGGCTTTGCCGCGACTGCTTCTGTTGCTGTTGTCATCGGGTTGGCGGTATTCATATCACGAGTCACTGCCATTGCCTTAGTGGTGGCTCCACTGCACGCTATTTAAGTCAATCCCATTTTGATGCATTTCCCACAGCGGTGATAATGCACGTAGCTTATCAACAGCTGCACGAATGAGTTCAATGGCACGATCAATGTCTGCTTCTGTTGTCATACGACCAAAACTAAACCGGATAGAGCTAGATGCTAATTCATCGGCGACACCAAGGGCGCGTAAGACGTACGATGGCTCAAGACTGGCTGAGGTACAAGCTGAACCGCTTGAGACTGCTAATTCATTGATTGACATCATCAGTGACTCGCCTTCAATAAAGGAAAAGCTGATATTAAGAATATTATCCAATTTGTTTGCGTCTTGGCCATTTAGGTAGACTTCTGGGATGTCTTTGACACCATCCCATAGACGATTGGCGAGTGTTTTGACATGCGCACGGTCTTTGTCGAGGTCTAGTTTGGCGACACGAAAGGCTTCTCCCATGCCAACAATTTGGTGGGTCGGTAACGTGCCTGAACGAAAACCCCGTTCGTGCCCACCGCCATGCATTTGTGCTTCTAGGCGAATACGTGGTTTGCGACGGACATATAACGCACCGATACCTTTGGGGCCGTAGATTTTGTGTGCGGTCAAACTCATTAAGTCAATATTGCTGGCTTCGACATCGATAGGCATTTTACCCGCAGACTGAGCGCCATCGACGTGAAAAATGATTTTATTCTCACGCGTAAATGCGCCAATAGCATCGATATCGTTGATGGTGCCTGTTTCATTGTTAGCCTGCATGATAGACACAACGGTGGTGTCCTCTCTGACGGCTGCTTTGATTTCATCTAGGGTGATGATGCCTTGTGGATTTGGGTCGATGTAAGTGACTTCAAACCCTTCGCGTTCGAGTTGGCGGCAAGTATCTAATACCGCTTTATGCTCGGTTTTGGCGGTGATAATGTGTTTGCCGCGACGTTGGTTAAAGTGGGCTGCGCCTTTGATGGCGAGGTTATCAGACTCAGTGGCGCCTGATGTCCAGATGATTTCTTTGGGGTTGGCGTTGATTAGGTCTGCCACATTTTTACGGGCTGCCTCGACTGCGTCTTCTGCGCTCCAGCCAAATTGATGCGAGCGTGAAGCAGGATTACCAAAGTTACCATCAATGGTTAGGTATTTTTTCATTTCTTCAGCCACACGCTCGTCAACAGGTGTGGTTGCAGCGTAGTCTAGATAGATGCCCATAGTGTGATTACCCCTTTTATAAAATTGTTTCTTTAATTACTGAGTATTTTAGTAGGTTTTTAGGTTTCATGCAATAGATGTGCCTAAAAATCGTAAATAAAACGCTGAGTGAAATACGTGGGGTGTTGGTTCGTTAGGGTGTTGGTTCGTTAGGCGGGCAGCCCCTCAGCCGTCGCTGTCACAGTTGCTTCAAAAAAGACATCGCCATCGATGCTATTATTGACGCGATTCTCGTCAATGTGATAGGTCGTTGTTAACGAAATAGCGCCAGCGGCTTTAGCAGATGCTTCGGCATTTTGCCCTGCGTGTTGTTGAGCAAAGGTAATGGCTTGTTCATAGTCTTCAAAGTCTTTGATAATGTCGAAGGCATGGACACGATAAACCCCTTGCTGTGCCTCGGTAATCGTAATGCTGACGGTTTGCTTAACATTGGTGGCAACCGCACCAATCGCGTTTGATACCGCGGCATGTTCAGGCATAATCAAACTGCTATGGATGCGTTGTGACACTTGTGGATAAAAGCTCGCGACAGGGCCGCCAACGGCAACCAGATGGTAGTCGCGTGCAAAGTTTAAATCGAATAAGCTCTCGGCTTTGTTTTTGCCCCAAAGCAATTCACCGATTAATTCAGCCAGTGCCTCCGTCGGGAGGTCTTTGATTTGGTATTCGCCCTCATCTAGTGCAACCGTAATTAGTGTGTTGGCAATACAGTCAATCACACGGTCAGTAATGGCTTGGCAAGCGCTTTGAATGTCATCAGCTTCCCAAGTGCCTAGCCCATAAACACGACGCATTTGTTTAATCCAGATTTTTGCGCCAATCTCAGCGCCTTCGACAGACCAGTGTGACATTTTTCCTAATACGTGGGCGGCGTCTGATGGGGTAAAGCCGCTGTAAAGCACCATGCCTTTACGTTGCAAACGCGCGACAGCACGGGCTAAGTGATTATCACTGACGACCAGCGATTCAATTTCTAATGGTCCTTTTTGCAAGGTTTCCCATGCGCGCATTTCTTCATCATCGAGCTGTTCTTGTAATAGCGCGTTGGTATAGAGCGGGACGGCAAAGCGATTACTACGGGTGCTTGGTGCGAGTTTGTTTTGTGCGGTGAGTTGCGCAATGACTTCTGGGTGTTTGTCGCATAGTAAGCTCATTGGCATGACGCGACGGGGGCCAATCGCAATTTTACCGCTGCTACCGCCAAATTTAACTTCGCTATCACCGCCAAGGCCGACAGCATGGACGGCAATGGCATTGACCATGGGTGACCAGTTGCCGACTTTAGCGCCGTGGGCGTTGATTTTAGGTTGGCCGTCACGAATGATGGCAATGTCTGTTGTCGTGCCGCCCATGTCGGCAACGATGAGGTTTTTTTTGCCTGACAATAGCGCGGCACCCATCACGGACGCGGCTGGTCCAGATAATATCGTCTCAACGGGTTTTTTTTGCGCCGTTTTCGCATTAATGAGCGTGCCATCTCCTTTGACAATCATCAGCGGGGCGTTAATGCCAAAATCTATTTTAATCGCCTCGACGGACGTGATGAGCTCTTTGGTAAAGCTAATGAGTCGTGCGTTCAGTACGGAGGTCAGCGCACGTCTAGGCGCATCGAGTGCCCGGGATAACTCATAACCACAAGTAACTGGTTTGTCACAAATCGATTGAATCATTTCTTGCAAGGCTTTTTCGTGTTCGGTGTTGCGTACTGAAAACATCGAAGAAATAGCGATGGCAGACACATGCGCGTGGTTTTTTTCGATGATACGCCGCGCGCTATCTAAATCAAGCGGCGCAGTGGGTTTGCCTGCAGCAGAATGACCGCCTTGGATAATATGGACGTGACTTTGCCCAATGATTTCAGGGATTTTGACGCGTGCTAACTGTTTGTCAGAATAGCCAGCAAACAGCCCCAAAACGGGGTTTCCCTGTTCTTCGACAACGGCATTGGTGGCTAATGTGGTGGATAGAGAGACGAGTTTGATTTCAGTTAAGTACTCGGTAGGTAGTTGTTTGATTGCTTGGCGAATGCCGTCTGCTAAACAGTGCCGTGTGGTTAATGATTTAGCGGTGGCGATAACCTGTTTATCGTCAGAAAGTAAAACGGCATCAGTATAAGTGCCGCCAGTATCAATACCGAGAGAATAAGCCATAGGAGGTGCTCCAAGTGTTGGTTGAGTTGACTATTTTGCGGGTTTAAGTAGAGTATTTAGCTAGGCTGGTTAGATTGGTTAGGTTAATCAAGTTAATCAGGTTAATCAGTGTTTAAAATGTCTCACGCCAGTAAAAATCATCGCGATATCATGGGTGTTTGCTGCCTCGATGACTTCATCATCACGCATGCCACCACCGGGTTGGATGACTGCCGTTGCGCCGTGCTTTGCTGCATTTTCAAGCCCGTCTCGGAAGGGGAAGAATGCATCACTTGCCATGACCGCACCTTGTAGGCTAAGGTTTTGTTCTTGGGCTTTGATGCTCGCAATTAACGAAGAGTGGACGCGACTCGTTTGCCCACAGCCAATACCAACTGTCATTTTATCTTTGGCAAAGACGATGGCGTTTGATTTGACGTGTTTGACCGCTTTCCATGCAAACATAAGGTCATGCAGTTCATTTGGTGTTGGTTCGCGGTTAGTCACGACGCGAAAGTCAACGTCACTTAAGGGTAAGTTATCCGCGCTTTGTATTAATAAACCACCTGAGATGCGATGTAGTAACTGGATGTCTTTCGGTTGTTCATAATGCTCACCTAGCGCTAACACACGAATATTGGGTTTTTCAGATAAAACGTCAAGCGCTTCGCGGCTGACCAAAGGGGCGATGAGGACTTCGACGAACTGGCGTTTGATAATTGTCTTTGCGGTCGTGAGATCCAATGGTCGATTAAACGCAATAATGCCACCAAATGCGGACGTTGGGTCACAGCGATAAGCGCTTTCGTAAGCATCTAATAGCGTGTCGCCTTCGGCGATGCCACACGGATTAGCGTGTTTGACAATCACACAAGTTAACTCATCATACTCATAAGCAGCTGCTACTGCCGCATCGGCATCAGCGAGATTGTTATAAGATAGCGGTTTGCCTTGGAGCAATTGGGCATTGGCAATGCCAGCTTCGTGAGAACCGAGAGGAACATACAGCGAGGCATTTTGATGGGGGTTTTCACCGTAGCGTAGCACTTGTTTTTGCTGAAACGCTTCAATATGTAGGGTCGGTGTGTCTATGTTGTTTTCTGATTTATGATGCGCGTGACTATTTTGTCGGCTTAAATAATTGGCGATTTGGGCATCGTACTGGGCCGTATGCGCGTAAACTTTGCTTGCCAATTGTTTGCGGGTGGTTAATGAAACGCTGTTGTCGTTGGCTTGCATTTCTTGGAGGATAGCGCTGTAGTCCGAAGGATCAGTAATGACAGTGACGCGCTCATGATTTTTGGCGCCAGCACGCAACATGGCAGGGCCGCCAATATCAATATTTTCTACGGCGGTTGCATAATCGCAGTTGGGTTCGGCGATGGTGGCGGCGAAAGGGTATAAGTTAACAACGAGCATATCGGTAGGCAAGATGCCGTGCTGTGCCATGACGGTATCGTCTTGGTTAAGGCGGCCGAGCAAACTGCCGTGGACCTTGGGGTGCAGCGTTTTAACGCGTCCGCCCATGATTTCTGGGAATTGTGTATAGTCTTCGATCGCCGTGACGGGGATTGCATGCGAGGAAAGGAGCTTGGCTGTTCCGCCTGTGGACAATATTTCAACGCCCATCTGCTGTAAAGCCTTGGCAAATTCAACTAAGTTACTTTTGTCAGAAACGCTAAGAATAGCGCGTTTTATTGTGATTTTTTCCATGTTTTGCCCCATGTTTGTCAGTCACTAATTAGCGTTAAATGTGGTCGCATTAAGCGTCGTGTATTCATCTGCTGTGATACCATCTACTGCGATAATAATTGGCTACGGCATTCTACTACGGCATTCTACTACGGTTTTTTCAGTTAGGATGGCGCTT
Above is a genomic segment from Ostreibacterium oceani containing:
- the iscA gene encoding iron-sulfur cluster assembly protein IscA, coding for MNITLSDAAKSRMKTYLAARGKGIGVRLGIQTAGCSGMAYVIEFVDSLNPDDIAKTHDDLTIVISQKALIYLNGVAVDYRKEGLNEGFKFINPNANGECGCGESFTI
- a CDS encoding hydantoinase/oxoprolinase N-terminal domain-containing protein, with the translated sequence MAYSLGIDTGGTYTDAVLLSDDKQVIATAKSLTTRHCLADGIRQAIKQLPTEYLTEIKLVSLSTTLATNAVVEEQGNPVLGLFAGYSDKQLARVKIPEIIGQSHVHIIQGGHSAAGKPTAPLDLDSARRIIEKNHAHVSAIAISSMFSVRNTEHEKALQEMIQSICDKPVTCGYELSRALDAPRRALTSVLNARLISFTKELITSVEAIKIDFGINAPLMIVKGDGTLINAKTAQKKPVETILSGPAASVMGAALLSGKKNLIVADMGGTTTDIAIIRDGQPKINAHGAKVGNWSPMVNAIAVHAVGLGGDSEVKFGGSSGKIAIGPRRVMPMSLLCDKHPEVIAQLTAQNKLAPSTRSNRFAVPLYTNALLQEQLDDEEMRAWETLQKGPLEIESLVVSDNHLARAVARLQRKGMVLYSGFTPSDAAHVLGKMSHWSVEGAEIGAKIWIKQMRRVYGLGTWEADDIQSACQAITDRVIDCIANTLITVALDEGEYQIKDLPTEALAELIGELLWGKNKAESLFDLNFARDYHLVAVGGPVASFYPQVSQRIHSSLIMPEHAAVSNAIGAVATNVKQTVSITITEAQQGVYRVHAFDIIKDFEDYEQAITFAQQHAGQNAEASAKAAGAISLTTTYHIDENRVNNSIDGDVFFEATVTATAEGLPA
- the lpdA gene encoding dihydrolipoyl dehydrogenase gives rise to the protein MNKTVLAPDLGSDEGFPVVEILAKVGDKLAKDDPILLLESDKASMEIGATEAGTLTEICLSVNDTVKSHQCVAKMTVDGGTDSDANKDANKKTATQTNSSAADEPSKSPSKPQSKPQSKPQSKPQSKPQTSPQSKTNTTDADIQCDLVVLGSGPGGYSAAFRAADLGLSTVLIEKYPNLGGVCLNVGCIPSKALLHTAHISEEAMALSQHGIHFEAPTIKLDAIRADKDKVVNKLNQGIAGMAKMRKVQVVQGVGTFVDENLLEVIHEGSAKTVAFDKAIIACGSAPIQLPFMPDDPRIIDSTGALELPFIPKHMLVIGGGVIGLEMATVYSALGAKISVVELSDSLMPGADADLTKVWLKANESRFEDVLLNTKVTAATAKKAGIEITFSGETSGKKTYDLVLVAVGRSPNGRKIEADNAGITVDERGFIPVDSQMRTNVPHIFAIGDVVGQPMLAHKAVHEGHVAAEVAAGHKTHFDACVIPSVAYTFPEIAFAGVTETEANAKKLAYKTSVFPWQASGKAIACHTDTGFTKLLFDPETNRIIGGSVVGLNAGDLIAEICLAIEMGADANDIGKTIHPHPTLSESVGMAAEHFHGHCTDLPPKK
- the hscB gene encoding Fe-S protein assembly co-chaperone HscB, whose translation is MTTHSFSQLDNPFTLLGITATFYIDEARLSAHYLRLQQQFHPDNFAHKTAKERQLATQFSANLIDAYKTLSDPVKRAIALLEIHGHSIDLEHNTNRDKTLLMTQLTLREKIDQAETKDLPNLQAEFKGTFDTLCQTFNEALLVHALDRAAQTVISMRYYQKLLAEIAEKSNQPNKFAAESTAKSATKSAAESAANPPRNESAL
- the hscA gene encoding Fe-S protein assembly chaperone HscA, which codes for MSLLNISEPGQTTKPHESKLVIGIDLGTTNSLVAATRSGMTETLDDAYGRAMLPSVVAINQAGKRLVGYEALATDAQFDKIHSAKRIIGYSCAEIAAEGLAQTFPIVDTATIPAIKTIGGELTPIDVSAEILSALKARAEAAFARTVEGAVITVPAYFDETRRKATKDAATLAGLNVLRLINEPTAAALAYGLDKSARGNVLVYDLGGGTFDVSVLSLTEGIFEVKATLGDILLGGDDFDRAIVDWLIQTDTTTLPYSVLKAKAKAAKEKLAETNQVDITLAQQTVTLTRQQFDALIEPWIQQTLQQTQQAIRDAGLTIEAIDHVVCVGGSTRIKLVQEKLKALFDLDVLTDVDPDKVVAIGAGIAAENLSGNRKNDSLLLDVTPLSLGIETAGELVEVIVPRNTPIPITRAQDFTTYKNGQTAMRIHVVQGERDQVSECRSLANFQLTGIPPMAAGAARIRITFSMDADGLLTVSATEQTTGAESVINVTPSYGLTDDAITDMLLASMNHAESDSHFRRLNEQKVEAERVLEAIREALKSDGDLLSPIEAEPIVLSIDALEKAMTGQDASAIKHAINAVEKAADSFIERRMNHAISKVMKGHDVDEFSS
- the fdx gene encoding ISC system 2Fe-2S type ferredoxin; amino-acid sequence: MPKITFLPHPEFCPSGMTIDADIGVSILDNALKHDIDIEHACEKSCACTTCHVHVREGYDSLDEATELEDDYLDKAWGLDPDSRLSCQAIVSEADLVVEIPQYTINLVSENH
- the purH gene encoding bifunctional phosphoribosylaminoimidazolecarboxamide formyltransferase/IMP cyclohydrolase, encoding MEKITIKRAILSVSDKSNLVEFAKALQQMGVEILSTGGTAKLLSSHAIPVTAIEDYTQFPEIMGGRVKTLHPKVHGSLLGRLNQDDTVMAQHGILPTDMLVVNLYPFAATIAEPNCDYATAVENIDIGGPAMLRAGAKNHERVTVITDPSDYSAILQEMQANDNSVSLTTRKQLASKVYAHTAQYDAQIANYLSRQNSHAHHKSENNIDTPTLHIEAFQQKQVLRYGENPHQNASLYVPLGSHEAGIANAQLLQGKPLSYNNLADADAAVAAAYEYDELTCVIVKHANPCGIAEGDTLLDAYESAYRCDPTSAFGGIIAFNRPLDLTTAKTIIKRQFVEVLIAPLVSREALDVLSEKPNIRVLALGEHYEQPKDIQLLHRISGGLLIQSADNLPLSDVDFRVVTNREPTPNELHDLMFAWKAVKHVKSNAIVFAKDKMTVGIGCGQTSRVHSSLIASIKAQEQNLSLQGAVMASDAFFPFRDGLENAAKHGATAVIQPGGGMRDDEVIEAANTHDIAMIFTGVRHFKH
- a CDS encoding IscS subfamily cysteine desulfurase gives rise to the protein MGIYLDYAATTPVDERVAEEMKKYLTIDGNFGNPASRSHQFGWSAEDAVEAARKNVADLINANPKEIIWTSGATESDNLAIKGAAHFNQRRGKHIITAKTEHKAVLDTCRQLEREGFEVTYIDPNPQGIITLDEIKAAVREDTTVVSIMQANNETGTINDIDAIGAFTRENKIIFHVDGAQSAGKMPIDVEASNIDLMSLTAHKIYGPKGIGALYVRRKPRIRLEAQMHGGGHERGFRSGTLPTHQIVGMGEAFRVAKLDLDKDRAHVKTLANRLWDGVKDIPEVYLNGQDANKLDNILNISFSFIEGESLMMSINELAVSSGSACTSASLEPSYVLRALGVADELASSSIRFSFGRMTTEADIDRAIELIRAAVDKLRALSPLWEMHQNGIDLNSVQWSHH